From Phycisphaerae bacterium, a single genomic window includes:
- a CDS encoding YkgJ family cysteine cluster protein → MKPLYECDCCGVCCRGTLIVEANYLDVLREPRLLDADVTGRRTTLAELAEDDGRCILLAASRPCRFLSPEGRCTIYPTRPNVCVEMQAGDEQCQQVRQRAGLPPLESFPATRSAAPGSPES, encoded by the coding sequence ATGAAACCACTATACGAGTGCGATTGCTGCGGCGTCTGCTGCCGCGGCACGCTGATCGTTGAGGCGAATTACCTCGATGTGCTACGCGAACCCCGGCTCCTGGACGCAGACGTGACCGGCCGACGAACCACGTTGGCCGAGCTGGCAGAAGATGACGGCCGGTGCATCCTGCTGGCCGCGAGCAGGCCCTGCCGGTTCCTCTCGCCCGAAGGCCGCTGCACCATCTACCCAACGCGCCCCAACGTCTGTGTGGAGATGCAGGCCGGGGATGAGCAGTGTCAGCAGGTTCGCCAACGGGCCGGCCTGCCGCCACTTGAGTCCTTCCCCGCCACCCGATCCGCTGCCCCCGGCAGCCCAGAATCGTAA
- a CDS encoding AAA family ATPase, whose amino-acid sequence MSDQLTCPLCAQSEPHTLVPHLRTEHKIEPEVFRARFPEQPLCTAGFAAFLKDRNVRQCNGVLNYALDVAGTHMTARYGQDHPLIPDPDPTFIWTDAAKDVAEAIEHNERAFLYGPSGTGKSSLVRQIAAAVHRPVRRVSLNGETSVADFIGHWTVNQSKETVFAKGILPQAMQEGYILQLDEVDAMQPEVGFILQQILEPHGHLLLTDTGEDIAPHTDFRLVATANTLGFGSESGLYASGTHVLNFSWLDRWDVVVHIDYLPANQEVELLHARHGSLKKDLLKAMVKAAGDLRQSHEQEQLTTIITTRRLLALCARLERGSDFQRALAVCVLNKVPPEDRKVIGETFDHHIGPPAQAKA is encoded by the coding sequence ATGTCCGATCAACTGACCTGCCCGCTCTGCGCGCAGAGCGAGCCACACACGCTCGTCCCGCATCTGCGGACCGAGCACAAGATCGAACCCGAGGTGTTCCGGGCCCGTTTCCCGGAGCAGCCCTTGTGTACGGCCGGCTTCGCGGCGTTCCTGAAGGACCGCAACGTCCGCCAGTGCAACGGCGTGCTCAACTACGCCCTGGACGTTGCCGGCACGCACATGACCGCCCGCTACGGCCAGGACCACCCCCTGATCCCTGACCCCGATCCCACCTTCATCTGGACCGACGCCGCCAAAGACGTGGCTGAGGCCATCGAGCACAACGAACGGGCCTTCCTCTACGGCCCCAGCGGCACGGGCAAAAGCTCGCTCGTGCGCCAGATCGCCGCGGCCGTGCACCGGCCGGTCCGCCGGGTGTCGCTCAACGGCGAGACCTCGGTGGCGGACTTCATCGGCCACTGGACGGTGAACCAGAGCAAGGAGACCGTCTTCGCTAAGGGCATTCTGCCCCAGGCCATGCAGGAGGGCTACATCCTGCAACTGGATGAAGTCGATGCCATGCAGCCCGAAGTGGGTTTCATCCTGCAGCAGATCCTCGAGCCGCACGGCCACCTGCTCTTGACCGACACCGGCGAGGATATCGCCCCGCATACCGATTTCCGACTGGTGGCCACGGCCAACACGCTGGGCTTCGGTTCCGAGTCCGGCCTATACGCCAGCGGCACACACGTGCTCAACTTCAGTTGGCTGGACCGCTGGGACGTCGTCGTGCACATCGACTACCTGCCGGCCAACCAGGAGGTCGAGCTGCTGCACGCCCGGCATGGATCGCTCAAGAAGGATCTGCTCAAGGCCATGGTGAAAGCGGCCGGCGACCTGCGCCAATCCCACGAGCAGGAACAGCTCACCACGATCATCACCACGCGGCGTTTGCTGGCGCTATGCGCCAGGTTAGAGCGGGGCAGCGATTTCCAGCGAGCTTTGGCCGTCTGCGTGCTCAACAAGGTGCCACCCGAAGACCGCAAGGTCATCGGCGAGACCTTCGATCATCACATTGGTCCACCGGCTCAAGCCAAGGCCTGA